A region of Corynebacterium glucuronolyticum DSM 44120 DNA encodes the following proteins:
- a CDS encoding DUF4298 domain-containing protein: MNEQMKRIELNNERLNEITAFNAKYEDIGDTFAEAWETLKPLIAYYESQWSTDLAETDAAYGVMSEDGVWNEMGTFYEIMKDVAATSQRILAEYEGEDSNEGGE, translated from the coding sequence ATGAACGAGCAGATGAAGCGCATTGAGCTAAACAACGAGCGCCTGAACGAAATCACCGCGTTCAATGCCAAGTATGAGGACATCGGCGATACCTTCGCGGAGGCATGGGAGACGTTGAAACCTCTGATCGCCTACTACGAGAGCCAGTGGTCCACCGATCTCGCGGAAACTGACGCAGCCTACGGGGTGATGAGTGAAGACGGGGTGTGGAACGAAATGGGGACGTTCTACGAAATTATGAAAGATGTAGCGGCGACGAGCCAGCGCATCCTTGCCGAATATGAAGGCGAGGATAGTAACGAAGGCGGAGAATAA
- the trmD gene encoding tRNA (guanosine(37)-N1)-methyltransferase TrmD: MKIDVITIFPEYLDPLRHALLGKAIENGQLSVGVHYLRDWASGVHQAVDDSPYGGGPGMVMMPTVWGAALEDVVAGKAAGDELQSAELHRGQARHDEVHDIESRGYSAEALRDANDDRPLLIVPTPSGTPFTQEMARRWSNEEHVIFACGRYEGIDQRVIDDAHRYARVEEVSIGDYVLIGGEVAVLVMAEAMVRLIPGVLGNSESHEDDSFSHGLLEGPSYTKPRVWRGMEVPEPLTSGNHKRIAKFHHDEAVKKTARVRPDIFHHLMETGELSKEDIRLGASQYPMRTRMQVLVREKEMNEALDRLAVHLAAYNIYVTEVQSNPVSLACDPSHSLLDEFERTHDRSAISEEVFTLEILTESLAPAKNLTSAVMELFEPGTPWMGTTVAREDDEGLTPADPNACAVSFD; the protein is encoded by the coding sequence ATGAAAATCGATGTCATCACTATTTTTCCTGAGTACCTTGACCCGCTGAGGCATGCGCTTTTGGGAAAGGCCATCGAGAACGGGCAGTTGTCCGTTGGCGTTCATTACTTACGGGATTGGGCATCGGGGGTTCACCAAGCGGTGGATGACTCGCCCTATGGTGGCGGGCCAGGAATGGTCATGATGCCAACGGTGTGGGGTGCCGCCTTGGAAGACGTTGTCGCAGGGAAAGCGGCCGGCGATGAATTGCAGTCCGCGGAACTGCATAGGGGGCAGGCCCGTCACGACGAGGTGCATGACATCGAATCGCGTGGCTACAGTGCAGAGGCCCTACGGGATGCGAATGATGACCGCCCGCTGCTTATCGTGCCAACCCCGTCGGGCACCCCGTTTACTCAGGAAATGGCTCGGCGGTGGTCCAACGAGGAGCATGTGATCTTCGCCTGTGGCCGCTACGAGGGGATCGATCAACGCGTTATAGATGATGCACATCGCTACGCGCGTGTCGAGGAGGTCTCCATCGGTGATTACGTGCTCATTGGTGGCGAGGTCGCTGTTCTCGTCATGGCAGAAGCGATGGTGCGTCTTATCCCCGGTGTGTTGGGTAATAGCGAGTCTCATGAGGACGATTCCTTCTCCCACGGGCTTCTTGAAGGGCCGAGCTACACCAAACCGCGGGTATGGCGGGGAATGGAAGTTCCGGAGCCGCTGACCAGTGGAAACCACAAGCGGATTGCGAAATTCCATCACGATGAAGCGGTAAAAAAGACTGCCCGGGTACGACCAGATATTTTCCACCACCTCATGGAAACGGGGGAGCTGAGCAAGGAGGACATTCGGCTAGGTGCATCGCAGTACCCGATGCGCACACGTATGCAGGTTCTCGTCCGAGAAAAGGAAATGAACGAGGCGTTAGACCGCCTAGCGGTACACCTCGCGGCCTACAACATCTATGTCACGGAGGTGCAATCAAATCCCGTGAGCCTGGCGTGCGACCCGAGTCACTCGCTCCTTGACGAGTTCGAGCGCACCCATGATCGCTCAGCGATCTCCGAAGAGGTGTTTACTCTCGAGATTCTTACCGAATCCCTAGCCCCAGCAAAGAACCTCACTTCGGCAGTCATGGAGCTTTTCGAGCCCGGTACGCCGTGGATGGGGACAACCGTGGCACGAGAGGACGACGAGGGTCTGACCCCCGCCGATCCAAACGCCTGCGCCGTCTCCTTTGACTAA
- a CDS encoding Tex family protein: MIAATIAQELGVDIAKVEATIRLLDEGNTVPFIARYRKEITGGLDDTQLRTLEGRLQYLRELEDRKKTILAAIEEQGALTDDLRALIAECDSKARLEDLYLPFKKRRKTKADKAREAGIGEALQEIVDKPDEDPEEIAQRYQTEGYEDVKAVLDGARAIVASDLSMNADLVGELRDELASNATAVVGVVEGKETEGAKYRDYFEFNQKVQDMPSHRVLAILRGEKEGILRLDLDGGDDAVYEAIAFEHAGYPHSAWLDNAVHRAWKTKLEVSAALDVRMRMSEKAEKDALAIFAVNLRDVLLAAPAGQKSVLGLDPGYRNGVKCATVDATGKVLNTTIVYPHQPQNQWNKALMELASIAAEHHVELLAIGNGTASRETEKLAREVADMIGKAGGKKPVPVVVSESGASVYSASDLAAKEFPDMDVSLRGAVSIARRLQDPLAELVKIDPKSIGVGQYQHDVNQTELAKTLDAVVEDAVNSVGVDLNSASAPLLNRVAGITPTLAKNIVSYRDEKGTFAARTDLLDVPRLGSKTFEQCAGFLRIRGGQNPLDGSAVHPEAYPVVEKIAIRSGVGVEELIGNTRILHKLNPADFATDTFGEPTIRDILSELDKPGRDPRPDFHTATFKEGVEKVSDLTPGMILEGTVTNVAAFGAFVDVGVHQDGLVHVSAMSHSFVSDPHDVVKNGDIVKVKVLDVDVLRNRISLTLRLDDEPGDEQSKDKKPRSGASSRGGDGHRDSAHGRRDRGGNSSRGNRNGSGRGRGRGGNNGGGSMADALRRAGFGK; encoded by the coding sequence ATGATTGCAGCAACTATCGCTCAGGAACTAGGCGTTGATATTGCCAAAGTGGAGGCCACGATCAGGCTTCTCGACGAAGGCAACACCGTCCCGTTCATAGCCCGCTACCGCAAGGAAATCACCGGTGGACTCGATGACACGCAGCTTCGCACCCTCGAGGGGCGACTGCAGTACCTGCGCGAATTAGAAGACCGCAAGAAGACCATCCTCGCAGCCATCGAAGAACAAGGCGCGCTCACCGACGACCTGCGGGCGCTCATCGCAGAATGCGATTCCAAAGCACGCCTGGAGGATCTCTACCTGCCGTTCAAGAAGCGTCGTAAGACGAAGGCAGATAAGGCTCGCGAGGCTGGGATCGGCGAGGCCCTGCAGGAGATCGTCGACAAGCCCGACGAGGATCCGGAGGAGATCGCTCAGCGGTACCAGACGGAAGGCTATGAGGATGTCAAAGCCGTCCTCGACGGCGCGCGGGCGATCGTGGCCAGCGATCTGTCCATGAACGCCGACCTCGTCGGCGAGCTGCGCGACGAGCTTGCTTCCAACGCGACCGCCGTCGTCGGCGTCGTCGAGGGCAAGGAAACCGAGGGGGCGAAGTACCGCGACTATTTCGAGTTCAACCAGAAAGTCCAGGACATGCCCTCCCACCGGGTGCTGGCAATCCTGCGCGGTGAGAAGGAAGGGATCCTCCGCCTAGACCTCGACGGCGGAGATGATGCCGTATACGAGGCCATCGCCTTTGAGCACGCCGGCTACCCGCATTCCGCATGGCTAGATAACGCCGTCCACCGGGCGTGGAAGACGAAGCTGGAAGTCTCCGCAGCGCTTGACGTACGCATGCGGATGAGCGAAAAGGCGGAGAAAGACGCGCTCGCGATTTTCGCCGTCAACCTCCGGGACGTGCTCCTGGCTGCCCCGGCAGGGCAAAAGTCCGTCCTCGGACTTGACCCGGGCTACCGTAACGGCGTGAAATGCGCGACCGTGGATGCCACAGGCAAGGTCTTGAATACCACCATCGTCTACCCGCACCAGCCCCAAAATCAATGGAACAAGGCGCTCATGGAGCTGGCATCCATCGCAGCTGAACACCACGTGGAGCTCCTTGCCATCGGCAACGGCACCGCTTCGCGTGAGACGGAGAAACTGGCCCGCGAAGTGGCAGACATGATTGGCAAGGCCGGCGGCAAGAAACCCGTTCCCGTCGTCGTCAGCGAGTCTGGTGCCTCCGTGTACTCAGCGTCGGATCTGGCAGCCAAGGAATTCCCGGACATGGACGTGTCTCTGCGCGGTGCCGTATCCATCGCCCGCAGGTTGCAGGATCCGCTGGCGGAACTGGTGAAAATCGATCCAAAGTCGATCGGTGTGGGGCAATACCAGCATGACGTGAACCAGACAGAACTGGCTAAGACCCTCGACGCGGTGGTTGAGGATGCCGTGAACTCCGTCGGCGTGGACCTCAACTCAGCCTCCGCGCCACTGCTGAACCGCGTCGCCGGAATTACACCAACGCTGGCCAAGAACATCGTCTCCTACCGCGATGAGAAGGGCACTTTCGCGGCCCGCACGGACCTATTGGACGTCCCTCGACTTGGGTCTAAGACGTTCGAGCAGTGCGCCGGCTTCCTCCGCATCCGTGGCGGACAAAACCCGCTCGACGGCTCTGCGGTCCACCCCGAGGCCTACCCCGTGGTGGAAAAGATCGCCATCCGCAGCGGGGTAGGGGTAGAAGAGCTCATCGGCAACACCCGCATCCTGCACAAGCTCAACCCCGCAGACTTCGCCACTGATACCTTCGGCGAACCCACCATCCGCGACATCCTCAGTGAACTGGACAAGCCGGGCCGTGATCCGCGCCCGGATTTCCACACCGCCACCTTCAAAGAGGGGGTGGAGAAGGTTTCCGACCTTACCCCGGGAATGATCCTCGAAGGGACGGTCACCAACGTTGCGGCCTTCGGCGCCTTCGTGGATGTGGGAGTTCACCAGGATGGTCTTGTCCATGTGTCCGCGATGAGTCATTCGTTCGTCTCCGACCCCCACGATGTGGTGAAAAACGGCGACATCGTCAAAGTGAAAGTGCTAGATGTCGATGTGCTGCGGAACCGAATTTCGCTCACGTTGCGGCTCGATGACGAGCCCGGAGACGAGCAGAGCAAGGACAAGAAGCCACGTTCAGGTGCTTCCTCGCGCGGTGGTGACGGTCACCGCGACAGTGCCCACGGGCGCAGAGATCGCGGTGGAAACAGCTCGCGTGGCAATCGGAACGGAAGCGGTCGTGGCCGTGGCCGAGGCGGAAACAATGGCGGCGGGTCGATGGCTGATGCCTTGCGGCGTGCCGGATTTGGGAAATAG
- the rplS gene encoding 50S ribosomal protein L19 has protein sequence MNNILDKVDAVSLRDDIPEFRPGDTVNVGVKVIEGSNTRVQYFKGVVIRRQNGGIRETFTVRKMSFGIGVERTFPVHSPNLDSIEVVSRGKVRRAKLYYLRNLRGKAARIKERR, from the coding sequence ATGAACAACATCCTTGACAAGGTTGATGCAGTTTCCCTGCGCGACGATATCCCGGAGTTCCGCCCCGGCGACACCGTCAACGTTGGCGTGAAGGTCATCGAGGGTTCCAACACCCGTGTTCAGTACTTCAAGGGCGTCGTTATTCGTCGCCAGAACGGTGGCATCCGTGAGACGTTCACCGTCCGCAAGATGAGCTTCGGCATCGGTGTCGAGCGTACCTTCCCGGTGCACTCCCCGAACCTGGACTCCATCGAGGTTGTCAGCCGCGGTAAGGTCCGCCGTGCCAAGCTGTACTACCTGCGCAACCTGCGCGGTAAGGCTGCTCGCATCAAGGAGCGCCGCTAA
- the rimM gene encoding ribosome maturation factor RimM (Essential for efficient processing of 16S rRNA) translates to MEYRIGRVVKTHGIKGEVVVDPTTDDLDQRFYVGAVLTGRAGGGKEQQLTIQSMRPHQGRLLVKFEEIPDRTAGESLRGMQFFAPPLEHDPEEDGYYDHELEGLAVIHEGTRVGEVTDITHGPAATLLTVTMDEDERDVLIPLVDAIVPEINLGEKTATITPPDGLLDL, encoded by the coding sequence ATGGAATACAGAATCGGTCGTGTGGTGAAGACGCACGGGATCAAAGGGGAAGTCGTCGTCGATCCAACGACAGACGATCTCGATCAGCGGTTTTATGTCGGCGCCGTGCTTACAGGTCGCGCCGGAGGCGGAAAAGAACAACAGTTGACCATCCAGTCCATGCGGCCCCACCAAGGCAGGCTACTAGTTAAGTTCGAGGAAATCCCGGACCGCACAGCAGGGGAGTCACTGCGCGGAATGCAGTTTTTCGCGCCGCCCCTCGAGCACGATCCAGAAGAAGATGGCTACTACGACCACGAGCTGGAAGGTCTTGCAGTGATTCACGAAGGCACACGCGTTGGCGAAGTCACGGATATCACCCATGGACCGGCCGCGACGCTTCTCACCGTAACGATGGATGAGGACGAACGGGATGTGCTCATCCCCCTCGTCGATGCCATCGTTCCGGAGATCAATCTGGGAGAAAAGACAGCAACCATCACCCCGCCTGATGGTCTTCTTGATCTCTAG
- the rpsP gene encoding 30S ribosomal protein S16, with protein sequence MAVKIKLARIGRLHNPQYRIVVQDARGRRNGRVIENLGIYQPKNDPSIIEVNSERAQYWLGVGAQPTEPVLAILKVTGDWQKFKGIEGAEGTLKVAEPKPSKLELFNKALEEANNGPTAEAITEKKKKAKEEKEAAEAAAKKKAEEEAKAESEKEEASEEAATEEAPAEEEKSE encoded by the coding sequence ATGGCTGTGAAGATCAAGCTCGCCCGTATCGGTCGTCTGCACAACCCCCAGTACCGCATCGTCGTTCAGGACGCTCGCGGTCGTCGCAATGGTCGCGTCATTGAGAACCTCGGCATTTACCAGCCGAAGAACGATCCCTCCATCATTGAGGTCAACTCCGAGCGCGCACAGTACTGGCTGGGCGTCGGCGCACAGCCGACCGAGCCTGTTCTGGCTATCCTCAAGGTGACCGGTGACTGGCAGAAGTTCAAGGGCATCGAGGGCGCAGAGGGCACCCTCAAGGTTGCTGAGCCGAAGCCGTCCAAGCTCGAGCTCTTCAACAAGGCTCTCGAGGAGGCCAACAACGGCCCGACCGCTGAGGCCATCACCGAAAAGAAGAAGAAGGCCAAGGAAGAGAAGGAAGCTGCTGAGGCTGCTGCCAAGAAGAAGGCAGAGGAAGAGGCCAAGGCTGAGTCTGAGAAGGAAGAGGCTTCCGAGGAGGCTGCTACTGAAGAGGCTCCTGCAGAGGAAGAGAAGTCCGAGTAA
- the ffh gene encoding signal recognition particle protein, whose translation MFESLSDRLSDALTGLRGKGKLSEADINATAREIRLALLEADVSLPVVRGFIKRIKERAGGQDVSQALNPAQQVVKIVNEELIEILGGETRHLQMAKNPPTVIMLAGLQGAGKTTLAGKLAKHLASQGHTPMLVACDLQRPGAVQQLQIVGERAGVPTFAPDPGTTLDTTEHEMGTSHGDPVLVAKQGIEEAKRQQRDVVIVDTAGRLGIDEELMRQASNIRDAVNPDEVLFVIDAMIGQDAVQTAQAFRDGVGFTGVVLTKLDGDARGGAALSIREVTGKPIMFASTGEKLDDFDVFHPERMASRILGMGDILSLIEQAEATMDQEKAFESAAKLGSGELTLEDFLDQMLMVRRMGPISNILKMLPGGKQMNQMADMVEEKQLDRIQAIIRGMTPEERANPKILNASRRKRIANGSGVTVQDVNQLVDRFNEAKKMMGKMAGQMGMPGLGGLNRSATKKQKNKRKGKKGKKGKNKRQFGSMAQNNQQKAAPQMPSMDELKKLQQEMEENGGMPDLGSLGKGFPGMGGKGFPGMGGIDPTKFGFPK comes from the coding sequence GTGTTTGAATCACTGTCAGACCGTTTGAGCGATGCTCTTACCGGGCTTAGAGGAAAAGGCAAGCTAAGCGAAGCCGATATCAATGCCACCGCGCGGGAAATTCGCCTGGCACTGCTCGAAGCCGACGTGTCCCTTCCCGTCGTGCGCGGCTTTATCAAGCGCATCAAAGAACGTGCGGGTGGCCAGGACGTATCCCAGGCCCTCAACCCGGCGCAGCAGGTAGTCAAAATCGTCAACGAGGAACTCATCGAGATCCTCGGCGGCGAGACGCGCCACCTGCAGATGGCCAAGAACCCACCGACCGTCATCATGCTCGCCGGCCTGCAAGGTGCCGGTAAGACGACGCTTGCCGGCAAGCTTGCCAAGCACCTCGCCTCGCAGGGGCATACGCCGATGCTCGTAGCCTGCGACCTCCAGCGCCCTGGCGCCGTGCAACAGCTGCAGATCGTCGGCGAGCGTGCGGGCGTTCCCACATTCGCACCGGACCCGGGGACAACCCTCGACACCACGGAACACGAGATGGGTACGTCTCACGGTGACCCTGTCCTTGTGGCTAAACAGGGCATCGAGGAAGCCAAACGCCAGCAGCGCGACGTGGTCATCGTTGATACTGCAGGTCGCCTGGGTATCGATGAGGAGCTTATGCGCCAGGCATCCAACATTCGCGATGCTGTTAATCCCGATGAAGTCCTCTTCGTTATCGATGCCATGATCGGTCAGGACGCGGTTCAGACCGCCCAGGCCTTCCGTGACGGCGTCGGGTTCACCGGCGTTGTGCTGACCAAGCTCGACGGCGATGCCCGCGGTGGTGCGGCGCTGTCCATCCGTGAGGTCACTGGCAAGCCGATTATGTTCGCTTCGACGGGTGAGAAGCTCGACGATTTCGATGTCTTCCACCCGGAGCGCATGGCTTCCCGCATCCTCGGCATGGGCGACATCCTGTCTCTCATTGAGCAGGCAGAGGCGACGATGGACCAGGAGAAGGCCTTCGAGTCTGCCGCCAAGCTCGGCTCCGGTGAGCTGACATTGGAGGACTTCCTCGACCAGATGCTCATGGTGCGCCGCATGGGGCCAATCTCCAACATTTTGAAGATGCTCCCCGGTGGCAAGCAGATGAACCAGATGGCAGACATGGTGGAGGAGAAGCAGCTCGACCGCATTCAGGCCATCATTCGGGGTATGACACCGGAAGAGCGCGCCAACCCCAAGATTCTTAACGCCTCCCGTCGCAAGCGCATTGCCAACGGCTCGGGCGTGACCGTCCAGGATGTCAATCAGCTTGTGGATCGCTTTAACGAGGCGAAGAAGATGATGGGTAAGATGGCCGGTCAGATGGGTATGCCCGGGCTCGGTGGCCTGAACCGTTCTGCAACGAAGAAGCAGAAGAACAAGCGCAAGGGCAAGAAGGGGAAGAAGGGAAAGAACAAGCGTCAGTTTGGCTCCATGGCGCAGAATAATCAGCAGAAGGCTGCGCCGCAGATGCCGTCGATGGATGAGCTAAAGAAGCTCCAGCAGGAGATGGAGGAAAACGGCGGGATGCCGGATCTTGGCTCTCTGGGCAAGGGGTTCCCCGGCATGGGAGGTAAGGGCTTCCCTGGCATGGGTGGAATCGATCCGACGAAGTTCGGCTTCCCTAAATAA
- the ftsY gene encoding signal recognition particle-docking protein FtsY — MIDSTTLPYWIIGIVIAIIIIALVIYFGLKRGKSKQVSFEKKEEPKELTQAEKSGNYQAKSGFNFAAGNSGDKQPVVNGGQTLTTTPAKSATTGATAGAAAGASAAGVSAAAAATAQARELKREQEQAAAKPAAPTASTTPTASTQSVASEGAEEPVASGDTRESVYEAAGDAAQESTQESAPTPKEQVARVEDEAQGEVVETPAANGGATAAEETEATVTSAEQSGTPADATASAPADASAEPEMSEEAPTTEVAQQTEQSAASAGAGEQPTVRDSAEKQEPVVDAPGEETLPTQEEIDESAAAAAEQVEAAGAARAQDAPEPTGETITAEPAQQDVQTEDIAPAEGRLGRLRGRLAKSNNVIGQGVLGILSAGDLDEDAWEEIEDTLIMADLGASTTMKVVDSLREKIAARGVHNEEEARAMLRETLIEAGRPELDRSIKAMPYDNKPAVVLVVGVNGTGKTTTVGKLGRVLVSMGHSVMFGAADTFRAAAADQLEAWGRRVGASTVRGKEGADPASVAFDAVAKGTEQGVDVVLVDTAGRLHTSTGLMDQLGKVKRVVEKKAKVDEVLLVLDATVGQNGIIQARTFRDVVDITGVVLTKLDGTAKGGIVFQVQEELGVPVKLVGLGEGADDLAPFEVESFVDALLY; from the coding sequence ATGATTGATTCCACAACGTTGCCCTACTGGATTATTGGTATTGTCATCGCGATCATCATTATCGCGTTGGTGATTTACTTCGGCTTGAAGCGCGGGAAATCTAAGCAGGTTTCCTTTGAGAAAAAAGAGGAACCGAAAGAGCTTACCCAGGCTGAGAAGTCCGGCAATTATCAAGCCAAGAGTGGTTTTAACTTCGCCGCCGGTAACAGTGGAGACAAACAACCGGTGGTGAATGGGGGCCAAACCCTGACGACCACACCGGCTAAGAGCGCCACGACGGGTGCCACTGCCGGTGCCGCCGCAGGTGCGTCTGCTGCCGGTGTCAGCGCCGCAGCTGCAGCCACAGCGCAGGCGCGGGAGCTGAAGCGGGAACAGGAGCAAGCAGCCGCGAAGCCTGCTGCTCCCACCGCTTCCACCACTCCCACCGCTTCCACCCAATCGGTCGCATCCGAGGGTGCTGAGGAACCGGTGGCATCCGGTGATACACGCGAATCCGTATATGAAGCAGCAGGCGATGCGGCGCAGGAATCCACACAGGAGTCGGCTCCCACTCCTAAGGAGCAGGTCGCACGCGTCGAGGACGAAGCACAAGGCGAGGTTGTGGAAACTCCTGCCGCAAACGGTGGGGCGACTGCTGCTGAGGAAACCGAGGCTACCGTGACCTCGGCCGAACAAAGCGGTACTCCTGCGGATGCCACCGCGTCTGCGCCTGCTGACGCCTCGGCAGAGCCGGAGATGTCAGAGGAGGCACCCACAACAGAGGTGGCACAGCAAACGGAACAATCAGCTGCCAGTGCAGGTGCTGGTGAACAGCCAACCGTACGAGACAGCGCCGAAAAGCAGGAACCCGTAGTGGACGCACCCGGGGAGGAGACGCTTCCTACCCAGGAGGAAATTGACGAGTCCGCTGCTGCAGCGGCCGAGCAGGTTGAGGCGGCAGGAGCTGCCCGCGCACAAGACGCGCCGGAACCAACCGGTGAAACCATCACGGCAGAGCCTGCACAGCAGGACGTTCAGACCGAGGATATTGCCCCGGCCGAGGGACGCCTCGGACGCCTGCGTGGCCGACTTGCGAAGTCCAACAATGTTATTGGCCAGGGTGTTCTGGGAATTCTTTCCGCTGGTGACCTGGACGAGGATGCCTGGGAGGAAATTGAAGACACGCTCATCATGGCCGATCTGGGCGCTTCCACGACGATGAAGGTTGTGGATTCGCTGCGTGAGAAGATTGCTGCTCGCGGCGTGCACAACGAAGAGGAAGCTCGTGCCATGCTGCGCGAAACCCTGATCGAGGCGGGTCGCCCTGAGCTGGATCGCTCCATCAAGGCTATGCCATATGACAACAAGCCGGCTGTGGTCCTCGTTGTCGGTGTGAACGGCACCGGTAAGACGACGACGGTGGGCAAGCTCGGCCGCGTCCTCGTGTCCATGGGGCACTCGGTGATGTTTGGCGCGGCGGATACCTTCCGTGCAGCGGCTGCCGACCAGCTCGAGGCGTGGGGGCGTCGTGTTGGTGCCTCGACGGTTCGTGGCAAGGAAGGTGCAGACCCTGCATCCGTTGCCTTCGATGCGGTTGCCAAGGGTACTGAGCAAGGCGTGGACGTGGTCCTCGTTGATACGGCTGGGCGTTTGCACACCTCCACAGGCCTCATGGATCAGCTGGGCAAGGTGAAGCGCGTGGTTGAGAAGAAGGCAAAGGTGGACGAGGTCCTCCTTGTTCTCGATGCCACTGTCGGACAGAACGGTATTATCCAGGCTCGCACGTTCCGGGACGTGGTGGATATCACGGGTGTGGTGCTCACCAAGCTCGACGGCACCGCCAAGGGCGGCATCGTCTTCCAGGTGCAGGAAGAGCTCGGCGTGCCGGTGAAGCTTGTCGGCCTCGGCGAGGGCGCGGACGATCTCGCACCGTTCGAGGTGGAAAGCTTCGTCGACGCCTTGCTGTACTAA
- the lepB gene encoding signal peptidase I — protein MSKQDKKEQPWYIEIPIVIISTLIIVFLIHTFLGRIYLIPSQSMEPTLHGCTGCTGDRIVVEKVSYAFGDPEPGDVVVFKGTPAWNTNFVSNRSDNPVVRGLQNAGSLVGLVAPDENDLVKRIIAKGGQTVQCLEGDEGVSVDGELIDNSYTLQPPAYSIDPSSGSDACGGPYFGPVTVPEGSYFMMGDNRTNSLDSRYHMSDALQGTIPEENIRGKVQAIILPLNRIGSVDNQPIQQQQLEAAK, from the coding sequence GTGAGTAAGCAGGACAAGAAAGAACAACCGTGGTACATCGAGATCCCGATTGTGATCATCTCCACGTTGATTATCGTTTTTCTCATCCACACCTTCCTGGGCAGGATTTACCTCATTCCTAGCCAGTCCATGGAGCCGACATTGCACGGCTGCACCGGGTGTACCGGGGATCGGATCGTGGTGGAAAAAGTAAGCTACGCCTTCGGTGATCCCGAGCCAGGCGATGTCGTGGTGTTCAAGGGCACTCCTGCGTGGAACACAAACTTTGTGTCTAACCGTTCGGACAACCCCGTTGTCCGTGGCCTTCAGAATGCGGGCTCTCTCGTTGGGCTCGTCGCACCGGATGAGAATGATCTGGTTAAGCGAATCATTGCCAAGGGTGGGCAAACCGTTCAGTGTTTGGAAGGCGACGAGGGTGTCTCCGTCGACGGGGAGCTCATTGATAACTCCTACACGCTGCAGCCACCTGCGTACTCCATCGATCCCTCCAGCGGTTCGGATGCCTGCGGTGGCCCGTACTTCGGCCCCGTGACGGTTCCGGAGGGCAGCTACTTCATGATGGGGGATAACCGCACCAACTCCCTGGATTCCCGCTACCACATGAGCGATGCGCTGCAGGGAACGATTCCGGAGGAAAATATTCGCGGCAAGGTGCAGGCGATCATCCTCCCGCTCAACCGGATTGGATCGGTGGATAATCAACCGATCCAACAGCAACAGCTCGAGGCAGCCAAGTAG